From the genome of Ignavibacteriales bacterium, one region includes:
- a CDS encoding PhzF family phenazine biosynthesis protein — protein sequence MAKEIEIFQIDAFTKKAFLGNPAGVTLSNNLSENEKQMIAKEMNLSETAFISKSSIADYKLQWFTPTKEVALCGHATIASLHYLLKKGLLSDKQKVTFETLSGIINCSVEKGKYFMQIPTPQLTEFDGCKEEILNALGINRVDVSDLPFILLDNGYLFIFVNTLNSLFHIKPDFKLLTELSENKKEFFDIAVFTTETIEDNSSAHLRFFAPYHGIDEDPVTGSACGPLLLVLIKLGLINNYVNDTPMTIEQGDVLGRKGRVDVNFNSNKNELTISGNAITVIKGKLNF from the coding sequence ATGGCAAAAGAGATTGAGATTTTTCAAATAGATGCTTTTACTAAGAAAGCATTCCTGGGTAATCCGGCCGGGGTAACTTTGTCAAACAATCTTTCTGAAAATGAAAAGCAGATGATTGCTAAAGAAATGAATCTTTCTGAAACTGCTTTTATTAGCAAATCAAGTATTGCGGATTATAAACTTCAATGGTTTACACCAACCAAAGAGGTTGCTTTGTGTGGACACGCCACAATCGCTTCACTTCATTATCTCTTAAAAAAAGGACTTCTTTCTGATAAACAAAAGGTAACTTTTGAAACTCTTTCCGGAATAATTAATTGTTCAGTTGAAAAGGGTAAGTATTTTATGCAAATACCGACTCCGCAATTAACTGAATTTGATGGTTGCAAAGAAGAGATTTTAAATGCACTTGGAATTAATAGAGTTGATGTTTCCGATTTACCTTTTATTCTGCTTGATAACGGTTATCTTTTCATTTTTGTTAATACTTTAAATTCACTTTTTCATATCAAACCTGATTTTAAATTGTTAACGGAGTTGAGCGAAAATAAAAAAGAGTTTTTTGATATAGCAGTTTTTACAACTGAAACAATAGAAGATAATTCTTCGGCACATTTAAGATTTTTTGCACCTTATCACGGAATCGATGAAGATCCAGTCACAGGTTCAGCTTGCGGCCCATTATTGCTTGTGTTGATTAAACTCGGTTTAATAAATAATTATGTAAATGATACACCGATGACAATAGAACAGGGAGATGTTTTAGGTAGAAAAGGAAGAGTAGATGTGAATTTTAATTCAAATAAAAATGAATTAACTATTTCGGGAAACGCAATTACAGTAATTAAAGGAAAGCTGAATTTTTAA
- a CDS encoding SGNH/GDSL hydrolase family protein: MRLQIFKYFKVLFFNIIVITLLFLFLELCIRILIPEIKLAGTSTSLYTDSVYANSPGLKPNASGFSNGAFKLTNKFRCWNYKRSVSKDSRKILILGDSVTMGLGVGNDSTFTGILNSESDTIDYLNPSLMGYSSEDYYTISDFFLSNNMTGLRINAVQIYWTLNDIYSNYPDKNAPAFSAGDFLFDIVYQLSRNSKAYIFIKNLFSDRPKAYYQYDNQFYVSDNPFFISAMKDLREVILKCQTKNIPISIILLPYEYQIRNLGKPAFFEPQKLIKANLDSIDVELIDCAFAFKDHIKTSNKYYLWGDGIHFSEDGHKLIAEFIKDQKSK, encoded by the coding sequence ATGCGGCTTCAAATATTCAAGTATTTTAAGGTTCTGTTTTTTAATATAATTGTTATTACTCTACTTTTTCTGTTTTTAGAATTGTGTATAAGAATTTTAATTCCAGAAATTAAACTAGCAGGAACTTCTACATCACTCTACACTGATTCAGTATATGCTAATTCACCTGGTTTGAAACCGAATGCTAGTGGTTTTTCTAATGGTGCTTTCAAGTTGACTAATAAGTTTAGATGCTGGAATTATAAAAGGAGCGTCTCGAAAGATTCAAGAAAAATATTGATTCTTGGGGATTCGGTTACAATGGGGCTTGGTGTAGGTAATGATTCGACTTTTACAGGAATTTTAAATTCAGAATCAGACACAATTGATTATTTAAATCCTTCATTAATGGGATATTCTTCAGAAGACTATTATACTATTTCTGATTTTTTCTTATCCAATAATATGACAGGCTTAAGAATTAATGCGGTTCAGATATATTGGACATTGAATGATATCTATTCCAACTACCCTGATAAAAATGCACCAGCATTTTCAGCGGGAGATTTTTTATTTGATATAGTCTATCAATTAAGTAGAAATTCCAAAGCATACATTTTTATTAAGAATCTTTTCAGCGACAGGCCTAAAGCATACTACCAGTATGACAATCAATTTTATGTAAGCGACAATCCTTTTTTCATATCAGCTATGAAAGATCTGAGAGAGGTAATCTTAAAATGTCAGACAAAAAATATTCCAATCTCAATTATACTTCTTCCGTATGAATATCAAATAAGAAATCTCGGTAAACCTGCATTCTTTGAACCTCAAAAATTAATAAAAGCCAATTTGGATTCTATTGATGTTGAATTAATCGACTGTGCTTTTGCTTTCAAAGATCATATTAAAACCTCTAATAAATATTATCTTTGGGGAGATGGAATTCATTTTTCTGAGGATGGACATAAATTGATCGCAGAGTTTATCAAGGATCAGAAATCTAAATAA
- the surE gene encoding 5'/3'-nucleotidase SurE — MKILVSNDDGIDSAGIFALVESLKSIADVTVVAPHKEQSAVGHAITMQTPLRVFEYQKNGKFFGYAIDGTPADCVKIGMRNLMPSPPDLVVSGINHGSNTAINIIYSGTVSAAREAAIMDVPSIAISVASHQVLDFSFASNVAKVLSEEVYKRGLPIGTMLNVNVPNLPEKEIKGMLVTKQGKSKWDDIYEMRIDPYGRNYYWLTGNLMDVDKSIDLDQAAIKNNYVSVSPIHFDLSDYQTFDKMKEWKIENLLNGKRD; from the coding sequence TTGAAAATTTTAGTATCAAATGATGACGGAATTGATTCAGCAGGAATTTTTGCTTTAGTAGAATCTTTGAAGTCTATTGCAGATGTAACCGTTGTTGCACCGCATAAAGAACAAAGCGCGGTTGGTCACGCAATAACAATGCAAACACCATTGAGAGTTTTTGAATATCAAAAAAATGGTAAATTTTTTGGTTACGCAATTGATGGAACTCCTGCTGATTGTGTAAAAATTGGTATGCGTAATTTAATGCCTTCTCCCCCTGATTTGGTAGTATCGGGAATCAATCATGGATCAAACACTGCAATAAATATAATTTATTCGGGAACAGTTTCCGCTGCACGTGAAGCGGCAATAATGGATGTCCCTTCAATAGCAATTTCTGTGGCTAGTCATCAGGTTTTAGATTTTTCTTTTGCGTCTAATGTTGCAAAAGTTCTATCAGAAGAAGTTTACAAGCGCGGCTTACCAATTGGAACAATGTTAAATGTTAACGTTCCAAACTTACCGGAAAAAGAAATCAAGGGTATGTTAGTAACAAAGCAGGGAAAATCTAAGTGGGATGATATTTACGAAATGCGAATTGACCCATATGGCAGAAATTATTATTGGCTTACCGGAAATTTAATGGATGTTGATAAATCAATAGATTTGGATCAAGCCGCCATAAAAAATAATTATGTTTCTGTATCACCTATTCATTTTGATCTTTCTGATTATCAAACTTTTGATAAAATGAAAGAATGGAAAATTGAGAATCTGCTTAATGGCAAAAGAGATTGA